The Amaranthus tricolor cultivar Red isolate AtriRed21 chromosome 6, ASM2621246v1, whole genome shotgun sequence genome has a segment encoding these proteins:
- the LOC130814471 gene encoding uncharacterized protein LOC130814471 isoform X2, giving the protein MELVYLLGSIISNTATSILLSLLLLLRVLLRRLFSSLSSDYGDGITLYEGVVWHERRRPVHHSFEYKVRYALIDLDRSPQFPSSNHLSAHQARTVAATTGPVFLLTIPPSVGYEQNPLSVYYCYDDNDQDSSNGSLRKCISEDMQGTWKMKATAPGNELSVVISVEHPNFGNFFCATLRAQRVPSMKVPDHKLFFWLMPHKVAVWIYWHALKLWWKNVTFIQHPRYSNPTYREEAVSLDMNLNCCKPELFGTTSLCPINGKIVTPHEFRWTDAKWPWS; this is encoded by the exons ATGGAATTGGTTTATCTTTTAGGCTCCATTATCTCAAACACTGCTACTTCCATTCTTCTCTCACTGCTCCTCCTTCTCCGCGTTCTCCTTCGCCGccttttctcttctctttcctCCGACTATGGCGATGGAATCACTCTCTATGAAGGCGTCGTTTGGCACGAACGACGTCGTCCAGTTCATCATTCTTTCGAATACAAAGTCCGCTATGCCCTAATTGATCTTGATCGTTCTCCTCAATTTCCATCTTCTAATCATCTATCTGCTCATCAAGCTCGCACCGTTGCTGCTACTACTGGACCTGT TTTTCTCTTGACGATTCCGCCTAGTGTGGGTTATGAACAAAATCCTTTGAGTGTATACTATTGTTACGATGATAATGACCAAGATTCCTCTAATGGCAGTTTGAGAAAGTGTATTTCTGAG GACATGCAAGGGACCTGGAAAATGAAGGCGACTGCACCAGGAAATGAATTATCAGTTGTTATTTCAGTTGAGCATCCAAATTTCGGTAATTTTTTCTGTGCTACATTAAGAGCCCAAAGAGTTCCTTCTATGAAGGTCCCCGATCATAAGTTGTTCTTTTGGTTGATGCCTCACAAAGTTGCAGTGTGGATATATTGGCAT GCCCTCAAACTTTGGTGGAAAAATGTAACATTCATACAACATCCTAGGTACTCTAATCCAACATACAGGGAAGAAGCTGTTTCTCTTGATATGAATCTGAATTGCTGCAAGCCAGAGCTATTTGGAACAACTAGTTTGTGTCCTATAAATGGTAAAATTGTAACACCTCATGAATTTCGTTGGACAGATGCAAAATGGCCCTGGTCATAA
- the LOC130814471 gene encoding uncharacterized protein LOC130814471 isoform X1 — MELVYLLGSIISNTATSILLSLLLLLRVLLRRLFSSLSSDYGDGITLYEGVVWHERRRPVHHSFEYKVRYALIDLDRSPQFPSSNHLSAHQARTVAATTGPVFLLTIPPSVGYEQNPLSVYYCYDDNDQDSSNGSLRKCISEVTNTPWGERVTFVFNPNSDTVAKSLHVSPFMDMQGTWKMKATAPGNELSVVISVEHPNFGNFFCATLRAQRVPSMKVPDHKLFFWLMPHKVAVWIYWHALKLWWKNVTFIQHPRYSNPTYREEAVSLDMNLNCCKPELFGTTSLCPINGKIVTPHEFRWTDAKWPWS, encoded by the exons ATGGAATTGGTTTATCTTTTAGGCTCCATTATCTCAAACACTGCTACTTCCATTCTTCTCTCACTGCTCCTCCTTCTCCGCGTTCTCCTTCGCCGccttttctcttctctttcctCCGACTATGGCGATGGAATCACTCTCTATGAAGGCGTCGTTTGGCACGAACGACGTCGTCCAGTTCATCATTCTTTCGAATACAAAGTCCGCTATGCCCTAATTGATCTTGATCGTTCTCCTCAATTTCCATCTTCTAATCATCTATCTGCTCATCAAGCTCGCACCGTTGCTGCTACTACTGGACCTGT TTTTCTCTTGACGATTCCGCCTAGTGTGGGTTATGAACAAAATCCTTTGAGTGTATACTATTGTTACGATGATAATGACCAAGATTCCTCTAATGGCAGTTTGAGAAAGTGTATTTCTGAG GTTACTAATACACCATGGGGTGAAAgagttacttttgtttttaatccAAACTCCGACacagtggcaaaatcattgcaTGTTAGTCCATTCATG GACATGCAAGGGACCTGGAAAATGAAGGCGACTGCACCAGGAAATGAATTATCAGTTGTTATTTCAGTTGAGCATCCAAATTTCGGTAATTTTTTCTGTGCTACATTAAGAGCCCAAAGAGTTCCTTCTATGAAGGTCCCCGATCATAAGTTGTTCTTTTGGTTGATGCCTCACAAAGTTGCAGTGTGGATATATTGGCAT GCCCTCAAACTTTGGTGGAAAAATGTAACATTCATACAACATCCTAGGTACTCTAATCCAACATACAGGGAAGAAGCTGTTTCTCTTGATATGAATCTGAATTGCTGCAAGCCAGAGCTATTTGGAACAACTAGTTTGTGTCCTATAAATGGTAAAATTGTAACACCTCATGAATTTCGTTGGACAGATGCAAAATGGCCCTGGTCATAA